A DNA window from Purpureocillium takamizusanense chromosome 9, complete sequence contains the following coding sequences:
- a CDS encoding uncharacterized protein (EggNog:ENOG503P15Y~TransMembrane:7 (o25-43i55-75o116-137i149-175o195-218i230-252o272-292i)) → MTDAERAALSPDSQEFRSRIIGSKIQISGWTIYSALIWSFKLSMLFFFIRLTEGLGRPYRIRIHIGFFLVIGTFFASIITIFAACRPFTKYWQINPDPSNSCQAAISRPIVWVSFASNVSTDLYLISIPLPMLWRSSLKMPKKIASTIVLGSGIFVLVCATLKSIFVLVDPINGAQLAGSWGTRESFVAVITTNLPMIFPLFKSWLTPLFGSALNSSQKTYKTPAGFQTIGGGGGNSHSRNRRGPPSANPITANMTFSESEEQMVKGVKMQTLGYRTASSSGEQGPPGSIVVSKQVDVTSEDRDSQHREQVPQQTRDVW, encoded by the exons ATGACGGATGCGGAGCGGGCCGCGCTCTCCCCTGATAGCCAGGAGTTCCGATCCAG GATCATAGGCAGCAAGATACAAATATCGGGCTGGACCATCTACTCTGCCCTCATCTGGTCATTCAAGCTGTCcatgctcttcttcttcataCGATTGACC GAGGGTCTCGGGAGACCATATCGGATACGCATCCACATTGGCTTCTTCCTGGTTATAGGGACTTTTTTCGCCTCCATCATCACGATCTTCGCCGCCTGTAGACCTTTCACAAAGTACTGGCAGATCAATCCAGACCCCAGCA ACAGCTGTCAAGCAGCAATATCTAGGCCCATTGTCTGGGTCTCGTTTGCTTCAAATGTTTCGACGGATCTATACCTGATTTCGATTCCACTGCCTATGCTATGGCGGTCCAGCCTGAAGATGCCGAAGAAAATTGCCTCCACTATTGTGCTGGGCTCTGGCATCTTCGTACTTGTCTGCGCCACACTCAAGAGTATCTTCGTCTTGGTG GATCCAATCAACGGCGCACAGCTTGCCGGCTCATGGGGCACGCGCGAGTCTTTCGttgccgtcatcaccacGAACCTGCCAATGATCTTCCCTCTGTTCAAGTCCTGGCTCACACCACTCTTCGGAAGTGCCCTGAATTCTTCTCAGAAGACGTATAAAACTCCTGCGGGCTTTCAGACGAtaggcggtggaggcggcaaTTCTCACAGCCGAAatcgccgcggccctccCAGCGCGAACCCCATCACCGCGAACATGACGTTTAGCGAGAGTGAGGAGCAAATGGTAAAAGGCGTCAAGATGCAGACATTGGGATACAgaacggcctcgtcctcgggcgaACAAGGCCCTCCCGGAAGCATAGTGGTGTCAAAGCAGGTTGACGTGACGAGTGAGGATCGAGACAGTCAACACAGGGAGCAAGTTCCGCAGCAGACGCGAGACGTGTGGTAG
- a CDS encoding uncharacterized protein (TransMembrane:5 (o30-51i63-89o109-132i144-166o186-206i)~EggNog:ENOG503P15Y), translating into MSDADQAAAAAAAEEAFHKFAVESWTLYGIGLFATLLRTYARVRAVGFKNLRPDDYLAWVGMVFYTAQAGLAYSVGTVAHGLANNGMTDAERAALSPDSQEFRSRIIGSKIQISGWTIYSALIWSFKLSMLFFFIRLTEGLGRPYRIRIHIGFFLVIGTFFASIITIFAACRPFTKYWQINPDPSNSCQAAISRPIVWVSFASNVSTDLYLISIPLPMLWRSSLKMPKKIASTIVLGSGIFVLVCATLKSIFVLVDPINGAQLAGSWGTRESFVAVITTNLPMIFPLFKSWLTPLFGSALNSSQKTYKTPAGFQTIGGGGGNSHSRNRRGPPSANPITANMTFSESEEQMVKGVKMQTLGYRTASSSGEQGPPGSIVVSKQVDVTSEDRDSQHREQVPQQTRDVW; encoded by the exons ATGTCCGACGCGGACcaagctgcggctgcggccgcggccgaagAAGCTTTCCACAAGTTCGCGGTCGAGTCGTGGACTCTCTATGGCATCGGTCTCTTTGCGACCCTTTTGAGGACATACGCTCGTGTCCGCGCTGTTGGGTTCAAGAACCTGCGACCGGACGACTACTTGGCTTGGGTTGGCATG GTATTTTATACTGCTcaggctggcctggcctaCAGCGTCGGCACTGTCGCCCACGGGCTGGCAAACAATGGCATGACGGATGCGGAGCGGGCCGCGCTCTCCCCTGATAGCCAGGAGTTCCGATCCAG GATCATAGGCAGCAAGATACAAATATCGGGCTGGACCATCTACTCTGCCCTCATCTGGTCATTCAAGCTGTCcatgctcttcttcttcataCGATTGACC GAGGGTCTCGGGAGACCATATCGGATACGCATCCACATTGGCTTCTTCCTGGTTATAGGGACTTTTTTCGCCTCCATCATCACGATCTTCGCCGCCTGTAGACCTTTCACAAAGTACTGGCAGATCAATCCAGACCCCAGCA ACAGCTGTCAAGCAGCAATATCTAGGCCCATTGTCTGGGTCTCGTTTGCTTCAAATGTTTCGACGGATCTATACCTGATTTCGATTCCACTGCCTATGCTATGGCGGTCCAGCCTGAAGATGCCGAAGAAAATTGCCTCCACTATTGTGCTGGGCTCTGGCATCTTCGTACTTGTCTGCGCCACACTCAAGAGTATCTTCGTCTTGGTG GATCCAATCAACGGCGCACAGCTTGCCGGCTCATGGGGCACGCGCGAGTCTTTCGttgccgtcatcaccacGAACCTGCCAATGATCTTCCCTCTGTTCAAGTCCTGGCTCACACCACTCTTCGGAAGTGCCCTGAATTCTTCTCAGAAGACGTATAAAACTCCTGCGGGCTTTCAGACGAtaggcggtggaggcggcaaTTCTCACAGCCGAAatcgccgcggccctccCAGCGCGAACCCCATCACCGCGAACATGACGTTTAGCGAGAGTGAGGAGCAAATGGTAAAAGGCGTCAAGATGCAGACATTGGGATACAgaacggcctcgtcctcgggcgaACAAGGCCCTCCCGGAAGCATAGTGGTGTCAAAGCAGGTTGACGTGACGAGTGAGGATCGAGACAGTCAACACAGGGAGCAAGTTCCGCAGCAGACGCGAGACGTGTGGTAG
- a CDS encoding uncharacterized protein (EggNog:ENOG503P68K), which produces MASLQMQSSTLGASHRPIKITKSRGRTGVKPILKKLQSHHSDRESLDLDRGWDDQPSPRLSSQDFGYGPYDSDSGGYFGSSAQYGGNVGPSRTARDVSFSLASGDYGSGVGARGKYSHARSTSGTSHASIATTNSSGRNGGSFIHPFQQTPQMAAATPLAYANPRTSFDNSPTITEDDGDDGDPYPSYHSAASSANRPAVYQPAHQQHQQQQGQRRPSLASQRTASVSDGAQTLRATASRSHSGSVQRLTSSSVNQSRSELQLSTANSVIDSPLSTTAPLTTSPTFVSSTQGASASTATTATPAQSCSSSTSPMSPLRSSLDMSGFRLRSRSEVDTFTRQEHVREARRKFEAKERAKEEKYAREQSRKEAHKQERGQPRVQKESHGSLPGAINTAGLHRRRTPKPDVATNEPNEKDVHASQSPDGVLDLQPRADSVQFKSPKRTKTAKHKTMGVWTSFMLWLRTRLLKLGR; this is translated from the coding sequence ATGGCCTCGCTACAGATGCAGTCGAGCACTTTAGGCGCTTCTCACAGGCCCATCAAAATCACAAAGTCGCGCGGGCGCACCGGCGTCAAGCCCATACTCAAAAAGTTGCAGTCTCACCACTCGGACCGCGAGTCTCTCGATCTTGACCGAGGCTGGGACGATCAGCCCTCACCGCGACTCAGTTCTCAAGACTTCGGGTACGGCCCTtacgacagcgacagcggtGGCTACTTTGGCTCGTCTGCCCAGTATGGCGGCAATGTTGGCCCTAGTAGGACGGCCCGCGACGTAAGCTTCTCACTTGCATCGGGAGACTACGGTAGCGGCGTGGGAGCCAGAGGCAAATACTCGCACGCGCGCTCCACCAGCGGCACCTCCCAcgcctccatcgccaccaccaatAGCAGCGGTCGCAATGGAGGCTCCTTCATCCATCCCTTCCAGCAGACCCCTcagatggccgccgcgacaccTCTCGCCTACGCGAACCCGCGCACGTCCTTCGACAACTCGCCCACCAtcaccgaggacgacggcgacgacggcgaccctTACCCCTCGTACCattccgccgcctcctccgccaacCGGCCAGCCGTCTACCAACCGGcgcatcagcagcaccagcagcagcagggccagcgaCGGCCCTCGCTTGCCAGCCAACGTACCGCCTCGGTGTCGGATGGCGCCCAAACGCTGCGGGCGACAGCAAGCAGATCCCACTCGGGCTCTGTGCAACGTCTCACCTCGAGCTCGGTGAACCAGAGCCGTTCCGAGCTGCAGCTGAGCACTGCCAACTCGGTCATTGATTCACCACTGTCAACGACGGCACCGCTTACAACTTCACCCACCTTCGTATCCTCCACCCAGGGTGCCTCTGCGAGCACCGCGACCACGGCCACACCTGCGCAGtcgtgctcctcgtcgacaagtcCCATGTCTCCTCTTCGGAGCTCGCTCGATATGAGCGGATTCCGCCTTCGCTCACGGAGCGAGGTCGACACCTTTACCCGTCAAGAGCATGTtcgcgaggcgcggcgcaaattcgaggccaaggagcgcgCCAAGGAAGAGAAATACGCGCGCGAACAGTCACGCAAAGAAGCGCACAAGCAAGAGCGCGGGCAGCCCCGTGTACAAAAAGAAAGCCACGGCAGCTTGCCCGGCGCCATCAACACAGCTGGTCTGCATCGAAGAAGGACGCCAAAACCCGATGTGGCCACCAATGAGCCCAACGAGAAGGACGTGCACGCCAGCCAGAGTCCCGATGGGGTGCTCGACCTCCAGCCCAGGGCCGATAGCGTGCAGTTCAAGTCGCCAAAGCGCACCAAAACGGCCAAGCACAAGACCATGGGCGTGTGGACATCGTTCATGCTGTGGCTCAGAACTCGACTGCTCAAGCTCGGAAGGTAG